The Streptomyces sp. NBC_01689 genome includes a window with the following:
- a CDS encoding HAD family hydrolase, whose protein sequence is MAALGWLTPRRRSATARSVLAGEASAEAARKSSRELEELAHDAEPDVPEHEPDFPVLGDDKAAAFFDLDNTVMQGAALFHFGRGLYKRKFFETRDLARFAWQQAWFRLAGVEDPEHMQDARDSALSIVKGHRVAELMSIGEEIYDEYMAERIWPGTRALAQAHLDAGQKVWLVTAAPVEIATVIARRLGLTGALGTVAESVDGVYTGRLVGEPLHGPAKAEAVRALATAEGLDLTRCAAYSDSHNDIPMLSLVGHPYAINPDAKLRRHARACEWRLRDYRTARKAAKVGIPAAAGVGAVAGGTAAAIALHRRRR, encoded by the coding sequence ATGGCCGCTCTCGGATGGCTCACTCCCCGTAGGCGCTCCGCCACCGCGCGGAGCGTGTTGGCAGGCGAGGCCTCGGCGGAGGCAGCGCGCAAATCCTCGCGGGAACTGGAGGAACTGGCCCACGACGCCGAACCGGACGTCCCCGAGCACGAACCGGACTTCCCGGTGCTCGGCGACGACAAGGCCGCCGCCTTCTTCGACCTGGACAACACCGTCATGCAGGGCGCCGCGCTCTTCCACTTCGGACGGGGCCTGTACAAGCGGAAGTTCTTCGAGACCCGCGATCTCGCACGGTTCGCCTGGCAGCAGGCGTGGTTCCGGCTGGCCGGGGTCGAGGACCCCGAACACATGCAGGACGCCCGCGACTCGGCGCTGTCGATCGTCAAGGGCCACCGGGTCGCCGAGCTGATGTCCATCGGCGAGGAGATCTACGACGAGTACATGGCCGAGCGCATCTGGCCCGGCACGCGCGCCCTCGCCCAGGCCCACCTGGACGCGGGCCAGAAGGTGTGGCTGGTCACGGCCGCCCCGGTCGAGATCGCGACGGTGATCGCCCGCCGCCTGGGACTGACCGGCGCGCTGGGCACGGTCGCGGAGTCGGTGGACGGCGTCTACACCGGCCGGCTGGTCGGCGAGCCGCTGCACGGTCCGGCGAAGGCGGAGGCGGTCCGCGCGCTGGCCACGGCGGAGGGCCTGGACCTCACGCGGTGCGCGGCCTACAGCGACTCGCACAACGACATCCCCATGCTCTCCCTGGTCGGTCACCCCTACGCGATCAACCCCGACGCCAAGCTGCGCAGGCACGCGCGTGCCTGCGAATGGCGGCTGCGGGACTACCGCACAGCGCGCAAGGCCGCGAAGGTCGGCATCCCGGCGGCGGCCGGGGTCGGCGCGGTGGCCGGCGGCACGGCGGCGGCCATCGCCCTCCACCGCCGCCGCCGCTGA
- a CDS encoding ECF subfamily RNA polymerase sigma factor, BldN family, which produces MYSHVGVDASGLATLRATVLDRLRGFVPTAYAVPAFAFPAPVGPCYALADGSAAVGRRGRSGSAATPTARRPAADSDSARMMDLVERAQAGEADAFGRLYDQYSDTVYRYIYYRVGGKATAEDLTSETFLRALRRIGTFTWQGRDFGAWLVTIARNLVADHFKSSRFRLEVTTGEMLDANEVERSPEDSVLESLSNAALLDAVRRLNPQQQECVTLRFLQGLSVAETARVMGKNEGAIKTLQYRAVRTLARLLPDDAR; this is translated from the coding sequence GTGTACTCACACGTCGGGGTTGACGCCTCGGGCCTGGCTACGCTGCGCGCAACGGTCCTCGACCGCTTGCGCGGCTTCGTCCCCACCGCGTACGCCGTCCCCGCCTTCGCCTTCCCCGCGCCCGTCGGCCCGTGCTACGCACTGGCCGACGGCAGCGCGGCGGTAGGCAGGCGGGGCCGCTCCGGCTCGGCCGCCACGCCCACCGCACGCCGCCCGGCCGCAGACAGCGACAGCGCCCGGATGATGGACCTCGTCGAGCGCGCCCAGGCCGGCGAGGCCGATGCCTTCGGGCGGCTCTACGACCAGTACAGCGACACCGTGTACCGCTACATCTACTACCGCGTCGGCGGGAAGGCGACCGCGGAAGACCTCACCAGCGAGACGTTCCTGCGCGCCCTCCGGCGCATCGGCACCTTCACCTGGCAGGGCCGCGACTTCGGCGCCTGGCTGGTGACCATCGCCCGCAACCTGGTCGCCGACCACTTCAAGTCGAGCCGCTTCCGCCTGGAGGTGACCACGGGCGAGATGCTCGACGCGAACGAGGTCGAGCGCAGCCCCGAGGACTCCGTCCTGGAGTCGCTGTCGAACGCGGCACTGCTCGACGCCGTACGACGTCTCAACCCCCAGCAGCAGGAATGTGTCACCCTGCGCTTCCTGCAGGGACTCTCGGTCGCCGAGACCGCCCGGGTGATGGGCAAGAACGAGGGCGCCATCAAGACCCTCCAGTACCGAGCCGTCCGCACCCTCGCCCGGCTCCTGCCGGACGACGCCCGCTGA
- a CDS encoding DUF5667 domain-containing protein yields MIANVSAHRRANAFAQALDEQSDQGTAAEQPDGSAPPPAAAEQTEQGLLMALATGLGELPKPELDPEVKVVQRAQLVAAMEAMLLQGTAAEGDGPDRSVPGQRSHRARGAHRASGLGKLRPRSRLSKGLAAGGLTVGVAAGAFGGVAAASSDALPGDSLYGLKRGMEDIKLGLAHGDSDRGELYLDQASTRLSEARRLMERGRSGSLDHESLGEVRRALSGMQHDATEGHRLLHEAYERDGSLGPIQALSAFAQSHRQAWGALRDRLPVQLGDVSQQVSSVFAAIDQEVDPLRSLLPKAPVQEGTGRHRGASSDAPGSTGTDRPAPSASSGSSAGSHSSTSKPKPSASGTTGEGLLGGSTGGLLDPPKDTTSTSPSAGKSSPAGGAPDVTLPPLLPGLLPGLGIDSEDSR; encoded by the coding sequence GTGATCGCGAACGTATCGGCACACCGGCGGGCGAACGCCTTCGCCCAGGCCCTGGACGAGCAGTCCGACCAGGGCACGGCGGCCGAGCAGCCCGATGGATCGGCACCGCCCCCGGCTGCTGCGGAACAGACCGAGCAGGGCCTGCTGATGGCCCTCGCCACCGGTCTCGGCGAGCTGCCCAAACCGGAGCTGGACCCCGAGGTCAAAGTCGTCCAGCGAGCCCAGCTCGTCGCGGCGATGGAGGCCATGCTGCTGCAAGGCACCGCCGCGGAGGGCGATGGCCCGGACCGTTCCGTGCCCGGGCAGCGCTCGCACCGGGCACGAGGCGCGCACCGGGCGAGCGGACTGGGGAAGCTACGACCGCGTTCGCGCCTGTCCAAGGGGCTCGCCGCGGGCGGCCTCACCGTGGGCGTCGCCGCCGGAGCGTTCGGCGGAGTGGCCGCCGCCAGCTCCGACGCCCTGCCCGGAGACTCGCTCTACGGGCTCAAGCGAGGCATGGAGGACATCAAGCTGGGCCTGGCCCACGGCGACAGCGACCGGGGCGAGCTCTACCTCGACCAGGCCTCGACCCGGCTGAGCGAGGCGCGCCGCCTGATGGAGCGGGGCCGCTCCGGCAGCCTCGACCACGAATCCCTGGGCGAGGTCAGGCGCGCCCTGTCCGGCATGCAGCACGACGCGACCGAAGGCCACCGCCTGCTGCACGAGGCGTACGAACGGGACGGCTCCCTCGGCCCGATCCAGGCCCTCTCCGCGTTCGCCCAGTCCCACCGCCAGGCCTGGGGCGCACTGCGCGACCGACTGCCCGTCCAGCTCGGCGACGTCAGTCAGCAGGTCTCGTCGGTCTTCGCCGCCATAGACCAGGAGGTCGACCCGCTGCGCTCGCTGCTCCCGAAGGCCCCCGTGCAGGAGGGCACGGGCCGGCACCGCGGTGCCAGCTCGGACGCCCCCGGCTCGACCGGCACGGACCGTCCGGCACCCAGTGCCAGCAGCGGCTCCAGCGCCGGCAGCCACAGCAGCACCAGCAAGCCGAAGCCGTCCGCCTCGGGCACCACCGGCGAGGGTCTCCTCGGCGGCAGCACGGGCGGCCTGCTGGACCCGCCCAAGGACACCACCAGCACCTCCCCGTCGGCGGGCAAGTCCAGCCCGGCCGGTGGCGCCCCCGACGTCACCCTGCCCCCGCTGCTCCCCGGTCTCCTTCCGGGGCTGGGCATCGACAGCGAGGACAGCCGGTAA
- a CDS encoding lysophospholipid acyltransferase family protein has protein sequence MADAKVIPFDDDRSRGGAAQRPARRRTTGSRRTGDPAVVREVQPLPGRPHPQDDVPVTREEKPVQQPRNGGGLERRVAGGLAFLRRRLTGDYEVDDFGYDQELTDQVLMSMIRPLYEKYFRVEVKGIENIPSEGGALIVANHSGTLPLDGLMMQVAVHDNHPAGRHLRLLAADLVFMLPVVNELARKAGHTLACAEDAERLLERGELVGVMPEGFKGIGKPFSERYKLQRFGRGGFVSTALRQGTPIIPCSIVGAEEIYPMIGNAKTLARLLGFPYFPITPTFPWLGPLGAVPLPTKWTIQFGEPIPTDGYPPEAAEDPMLMFNLTDQVREQIQHTLYKLLVQRRSVFF, from the coding sequence ATGGCGGACGCCAAGGTCATTCCGTTCGACGACGACCGCTCGCGCGGGGGTGCGGCGCAGCGCCCGGCGCGGCGGCGGACCACGGGGAGCCGGCGCACGGGCGATCCCGCGGTGGTCCGTGAGGTCCAGCCCCTGCCGGGCCGGCCCCACCCGCAGGATGATGTTCCTGTGACGCGTGAGGAGAAGCCGGTTCAGCAGCCCCGGAACGGTGGCGGGCTGGAACGGCGTGTGGCCGGGGGCCTCGCCTTCCTGCGCCGGCGTCTGACCGGTGACTACGAGGTCGACGACTTCGGGTACGACCAGGAGCTCACCGACCAGGTCCTGATGTCCATGATCCGCCCGCTCTACGAGAAGTACTTCAGGGTCGAGGTCAAGGGCATCGAGAACATCCCCTCCGAGGGCGGGGCGCTGATCGTCGCGAACCACTCCGGGACGCTGCCGCTGGACGGCCTGATGATGCAGGTCGCGGTCCACGACAACCATCCGGCGGGCCGGCATCTGCGGCTGCTCGCGGCCGACCTGGTCTTCATGCTGCCGGTCGTCAACGAGCTGGCCCGCAAGGCCGGTCATACGCTCGCCTGTGCCGAGGACGCCGAACGGCTGCTGGAGCGCGGTGAGCTGGTCGGGGTGATGCCGGAGGGCTTCAAGGGCATCGGCAAGCCGTTCAGCGAGCGCTACAAGCTCCAGCGCTTCGGGCGCGGCGGGTTCGTTTCGACGGCCCTGCGGCAGGGCACCCCGATCATCCCGTGCTCGATCGTGGGCGCGGAGGAGATCTACCCCATGATCGGGAACGCGAAGACGCTCGCGCGGCTCCTGGGATTCCCGTACTTCCCGATCACGCCGACCTTCCCGTGGCTCGGGCCGCTCGGGGCCGTGCCGCTGCCGACGAAGTGGACGATCCAGTTCGGTGAGCCGATCCCCACGGACGGGTATCCGCCGGAGGCCGCCGAGGACCCGATGCTGATGTTCAACCTGACGGACCAGGTGCGGGAGCAGATCCAGCACACGCTGTACAAGCTGCTGGTGCAGCGCCGGTCGGTCTTCTTCTGA
- a CDS encoding NAD-dependent epimerase/dehydratase family protein, protein MGKVVLVTGVARQLGGRYVRRIQRDPQVDRVIAVDAVTPEHHLGGADFVRADIRQPTIARVLAEHSVDTVVHMDVTGTALSGGSRTTVKETNVIGTMQLLGACQKSPTVKRLVVKSSTNVYGSAPRDPAVFTETTPPKSLPSGGFAKDTVEVEGYVRGFARRRPDVAVCVLRFANILGPSADSPLASYFALPVLPTVFGYDPRLQFVHEDDVIEVLRIASDEPERGTLNSGTFNIAGDGVLLLSQCARRLGRPTVPLLLPALTWVGTAVRTLGVTDFSPEQLRLLTHGRVVSTNQMRETLGYKPKYSTAETFADFARSRGPGLLPPEALAGAVDRIAALPVLGGGQPPTLSAN, encoded by the coding sequence TTGGGGAAGGTCGTGCTCGTGACCGGAGTGGCCCGCCAGTTGGGGGGCCGGTACGTACGACGGATCCAGCGTGACCCGCAGGTGGACCGCGTGATCGCCGTGGACGCGGTGACGCCCGAGCACCATCTGGGCGGTGCGGACTTCGTCCGGGCCGACATCCGCCAGCCCACGATCGCCCGGGTGCTCGCCGAGCACTCCGTCGACACGGTCGTGCACATGGACGTGACGGGCACCGCGCTGAGCGGCGGCAGCCGGACGACGGTCAAGGAGACCAACGTCATCGGCACCATGCAGCTCCTCGGCGCCTGCCAGAAGTCCCCGACGGTCAAGCGGCTCGTCGTGAAGTCCAGTACGAACGTCTACGGGTCCGCGCCCCGCGACCCGGCCGTGTTCACCGAGACGACCCCGCCCAAGTCGCTGCCCAGCGGCGGCTTCGCGAAGGACACGGTCGAGGTCGAGGGGTACGTACGGGGCTTCGCGCGCCGCCGGCCCGACGTCGCCGTGTGTGTGCTGCGCTTCGCGAACATCCTCGGCCCGAGCGCGGATTCGCCCCTCGCGTCGTACTTCGCGCTGCCGGTGCTGCCGACGGTGTTCGGGTACGACCCGCGGCTCCAGTTCGTGCACGAGGACGACGTCATCGAGGTGCTGCGGATCGCCTCGGACGAGCCGGAGCGGGGCACGCTGAACAGCGGCACGTTCAACATCGCCGGAGACGGCGTCCTGTTGCTCTCGCAGTGCGCGCGACGGCTGGGCCGTCCCACGGTGCCGCTGCTGTTGCCCGCGCTCACCTGGGTGGGCACGGCGGTGCGTACCCTGGGGGTGACGGACTTCTCCCCGGAGCAGTTGCGGCTGCTGACGCACGGCAGGGTCGTGTCGACGAATCAGATGCGCGAGACGCTGGGGTACAAACCGAAGTACTCGACGGCCGAGACCTTCGCGGACTTCGCACGCAGCCGGGGCCCGGGACTCCTGCCCCCCGAGGCCCTCGCGGGGGCCGTCGACAGGATCGCCGCGCTGCCCGTCCTGGGCGGCGGCCAGCCCCCGACACTGAGCGCCAACTGA
- a CDS encoding 30S ribosomal protein bS22: MGSVIKKRRKRMAKKKHRKLLKRTRVQRRNKK; this comes from the coding sequence GTGGGCTCTGTTATCAAGAAGCGGCGCAAGCGGATGGCCAAGAAGAAGCACCGCAAGCTGCTCAAGCGCACTCGCGTTCAGCGTCGCAACAAGAAGTAA
- a CDS encoding helix-turn-helix domain-containing protein: MAAAGERPLNEVQFLTVAEVASVMRVSKMTVYRLVHSGHLPAIRVGRSFRVPEQAVHEYLRESYVGVETA; encoded by the coding sequence ATGGCTGCAGCGGGCGAGAGGCCTCTGAACGAGGTTCAGTTCCTTACCGTGGCGGAAGTCGCCTCGGTGATGCGAGTGTCGAAGATGACCGTGTACCGCTTGGTGCACAGCGGTCATCTGCCGGCGATCCGGGTGGGGAGGTCCTTCCGGGTGCCGGAGCAAGCGGTTCACGAGTACCTCCGCGAGAGCTATGTGGGGGTGGAGACGGCCTGA
- a CDS encoding phosphatase — translation MLSTGALRAHLLAARLAGPVATSREESLRSYRLFAARDPRVLLGLDPEWTWRQRDLIELMADKCGVSADPAHTSGHDVIDPERTLAALEAFARRLGQAARNREPVLLGTGHPHRLLGFYATLADALSSAGCTVLTPAQGSSVDITTRFGLRTYSLDYVQGVALVREPGVRAPRGATGAHSHSPLPVRTVLGAAAEAGGPLPELVIGDHGWVCGAGQLGFEAMGLADTDDPALFVGEAEGRVSVVVPVDDAVRSDYYRPLTRYVLNRACLSQ, via the coding sequence GTGTTGAGCACCGGAGCATTGCGCGCGCATCTGCTGGCCGCCCGGCTGGCCGGGCCCGTCGCCACCTCGCGCGAGGAGAGTCTGCGGAGTTATCGGCTCTTCGCGGCCCGTGATCCTCGTGTGTTGCTCGGACTTGATCCCGAATGGACCTGGCGGCAACGGGATCTGATCGAGTTGATGGCGGACAAGTGCGGGGTTTCGGCCGATCCGGCCCACACGAGCGGGCATGATGTGATCGACCCGGAGCGGACCCTGGCCGCGCTGGAGGCCTTCGCCCGACGGCTCGGTCAGGCGGCCCGCAACCGCGAACCGGTCCTGCTGGGAACCGGTCACCCGCACCGGCTGCTCGGTTTCTACGCCACTCTCGCGGACGCGTTGTCGTCGGCGGGATGTACCGTCCTCACTCCCGCGCAGGGTAGCTCTGTCGACATAACGACCCGGTTCGGTCTACGCACGTACAGCCTCGACTACGTACAGGGCGTCGCGTTGGTGCGCGAACCGGGGGTGCGTGCCCCCCGTGGTGCGACCGGCGCGCACTCCCACTCGCCACTCCCGGTTCGTACCGTTCTGGGCGCCGCGGCGGAGGCCGGGGGACCGCTCCCGGAGCTGGTGATCGGTGACCACGGATGGGTCTGCGGAGCAGGTCAGCTGGGGTTCGAGGCCATGGGGCTGGCCGATACGGACGATCCCGCGCTCTTCGTCGGAGAGGCAGAGGGGCGGGTGTCCGTCGTCGTTCCGGTTGATGACGCTGTGCGGTCTGATTACTACCGACCGCTTACTCGCTATGTACTCAATCGAGCGTGTCTGTCACAGTAG
- a CDS encoding acetoin utilization protein AcuC: MSGRAQLMWDEAVTGYDFGPDHPMDPVRLALTRGLVGAFGLDRDVDVVAAKAAGESTLRLVHRQDYVEAVRAASADPAAADVSYGLGTLDDPAFGGMHEVSALIAGQSVGAAEAVWRGDALHAVNFAGGLHHAMPGAASGFCVYNDAALAVARLLELGAERVVYVDVDVHHGDGVQAAFWDDPRVLTISLHEHPRALFPGTGWPEETGGEGAEGGAVNVALPAGTGDAGWLRAFHAVVPELVADFRPQVLVTQHGADTHFEDPLAHLAVSLDAQRAVQVACHDLAHEYADGRWVALGGGGYAVVEVVPRSWTHLVAVAAGRPIAPETVIPESWRQEVFARTRQLAPARMTDGRWPVPWKDWESGYDPADRLDQAIVATRRAVFPLRGLLA, from the coding sequence ATGAGCGGCCGCGCACAGCTGATGTGGGACGAGGCAGTAACGGGCTATGACTTCGGTCCGGACCATCCGATGGATCCGGTCCGGCTGGCGCTGACCCGGGGACTGGTCGGTGCCTTCGGGCTCGACCGGGACGTGGACGTGGTCGCGGCGAAGGCGGCCGGGGAGTCCACCCTGCGGCTGGTGCACCGGCAGGACTACGTGGAGGCGGTCAGGGCCGCCTCCGCCGATCCGGCGGCGGCGGACGTCTCGTACGGGCTGGGGACCCTGGACGATCCCGCCTTCGGGGGGATGCACGAGGTGTCCGCGCTCATCGCGGGGCAGTCGGTCGGCGCGGCGGAGGCGGTGTGGCGCGGGGACGCGCTGCACGCGGTGAACTTCGCGGGCGGGCTGCATCACGCGATGCCGGGTGCCGCGTCGGGGTTCTGCGTCTACAACGACGCCGCGCTGGCGGTCGCGCGCCTGCTGGAGCTCGGGGCCGAACGGGTCGTCTACGTGGACGTCGACGTGCATCACGGGGACGGGGTGCAGGCCGCCTTCTGGGACGATCCGCGGGTTCTGACGATCTCGCTGCACGAGCACCCGCGGGCGCTGTTCCCCGGGACCGGATGGCCCGAGGAGACCGGCGGTGAGGGGGCTGAGGGCGGCGCGGTGAACGTGGCGCTGCCGGCCGGGACGGGGGACGCGGGGTGGCTGCGGGCCTTCCACGCCGTCGTGCCCGAACTGGTCGCGGACTTTCGGCCGCAGGTGCTCGTCACCCAGCACGGCGCCGACACCCACTTCGAGGACCCGCTCGCGCATCTCGCGGTCTCCCTCGACGCGCAGCGGGCGGTACAGGTCGCCTGTCACGACCTGGCGCACGAGTACGCCGACGGGCGGTGGGTCGCGCTGGGCGGCGGCGGGTACGCGGTCGTGGAGGTCGTACCGCGGTCGTGGACGCATCTGGTGGCCGTCGCGGCGGGGCGGCCGATCGCGCCCGAGACGGTGATCCCGGAGAGCTGGCGTCAGGAAGTCTTCGCCCGTACACGGCAGTTGGCGCCGGCGAGGATGACGGACGGGCGCTGGCCGGTGCCGTGGAAGGACTGGGAGTCGGGGTACGACCCGGCGGACCGGCTCGACCAGGCGATCGTGGCGACCCGGCGGGCGGTCTTCCCGCTGCGGGGACTGCTCGCGTAG
- a CDS encoding MFS transporter has translation MTDVLRRGRASLAFSFFAQGATFALLVTRIPAIQDRYGVSDALLPVFLAAVPILAGVGSVTTEHLVKRIRPSRLLRWSQPVVLLALLGVGTGDRLVEMAVALGAFGLAVGALDASMNMLGVSLQRAYGRSIMLGFHATYSLGGIVGASLAWAGAHWHLSLFTSYLPVVLVLLPAAFLGSRWYVDGDAAAGPQKAGDGPEGKAEGGPVVFKLLLPLCLVMTFAYIGDSTVSNWSAKYLQDVLGSSEQLATVPYNVYMVMTLVGRAVGDVGVRRFGAVAVVRLGAVVAALGFGVVAAAPGAWVGMLGFTLLGLGLCVLVPQTFAAAGRLFPGASDAAIARLNIFNYVGFLVGSPLVGALGDAWNYRGAMLVPMVLVLVTLGYARSFAPGPDRYGDGHERPRTADVGRGSNGL, from the coding sequence ATGACAGATGTGCTGCGGCGCGGCAGGGCCTCGCTGGCGTTCAGCTTCTTCGCCCAGGGCGCCACCTTCGCGCTGCTGGTGACGCGCATCCCGGCCATCCAGGACCGATACGGGGTCTCCGACGCGCTGCTGCCGGTCTTCCTCGCGGCCGTGCCGATCCTGGCCGGTGTGGGGAGCGTGACCACCGAGCACCTGGTCAAGCGGATACGTCCCAGCCGGCTCCTGCGCTGGTCCCAGCCCGTGGTGCTGCTGGCGCTGCTCGGGGTGGGCACGGGGGACCGGCTCGTGGAGATGGCGGTGGCCCTCGGTGCCTTCGGGCTCGCGGTCGGCGCGCTCGACGCCTCCATGAACATGCTGGGGGTGAGCCTGCAACGGGCGTACGGGCGCAGCATCATGCTCGGCTTCCATGCCACGTACAGCCTGGGCGGGATCGTGGGCGCCTCGCTCGCGTGGGCGGGGGCGCACTGGCACCTGTCGTTGTTCACGTCCTACCTGCCGGTCGTGCTGGTGCTGCTGCCGGCCGCGTTCCTGGGCAGCCGGTGGTACGTCGACGGGGACGCGGCGGCCGGGCCGCAGAAGGCGGGGGACGGGCCGGAGGGGAAGGCGGAGGGCGGCCCGGTCGTGTTCAAGCTGCTGCTGCCGCTGTGTCTGGTGATGACGTTCGCGTACATCGGGGACTCGACGGTCTCCAACTGGAGTGCCAAGTATCTGCAGGACGTGCTGGGGAGTTCGGAGCAGCTGGCGACCGTTCCGTACAACGTCTACATGGTGATGACGCTGGTGGGGCGGGCCGTGGGGGACGTCGGGGTGCGGCGGTTCGGCGCGGTGGCGGTGGTGCGGCTGGGGGCCGTGGTGGCGGCGCTGGGGTTCGGGGTGGTGGCGGCGGCGCCCGGGGCGTGGGTGGGGATGCTCGGGTTCACCCTGCTGGGGCTGGGGCTGTGTGTGCTGGTTCCGCAGACCTTCGCGGCGGCCGGGAGGCTCTTCCCGGGGGCTTCGGACGCGGCCATCGCGCGTCTGAACATCTTCAACTACGTGGGGTTCCTGGTCGGTTCGCCGTTGGTGGGGGCGCTGGGCGACGCGTGGAACTACCGGGGCGCCATGCTGGTGCCGATGGTGTTGGTCCTGGTGACGCTGGGGTACGCCCGCTCGTTCGCGCCCGGTCCGGACCGATACGGTGACGGGCATGAGCGGCCGCGCACAGCTGATGTGGGACGAGGCAGTAACGGGCTATGA
- a CDS encoding VC0807 family protein: MSVTATESGIAAAVADGGPRAATRRHFLPLVVDVAVPIGSYYLLKSGFGMSTMAALGWSSVVPAVRTVWSVVRERRVNALAALILFVNVAGLLLSLVAGDPRLMLAKDSGVSSVIGIGVLVSVMAGRPMMTTAMKPFVTKGDPARTAAWERLIGGSERFRRFERTFSLVWGVALLGECVVRIVGAYTLPVDTMVWLGTVVMIGTMALAMVVSGGLAAGPMEAMVRGEAAGRTGEL, from the coding sequence ATGAGCGTCACGGCCACGGAGAGCGGTATCGCGGCGGCTGTCGCCGACGGCGGACCGAGGGCCGCCACCCGGCGGCACTTCCTGCCGCTGGTCGTCGACGTGGCGGTGCCGATCGGCTCGTACTACCTGCTCAAGAGCGGCTTCGGGATGAGCACCATGGCGGCGCTCGGGTGGAGCAGCGTGGTGCCCGCCGTGCGGACCGTGTGGAGCGTGGTGCGGGAGCGGAGGGTCAACGCGCTGGCCGCGCTGATCCTGTTCGTCAACGTGGCGGGCCTGCTGCTGAGCCTGGTCGCCGGTGACCCGCGGCTGATGCTCGCCAAGGACAGCGGGGTCAGCAGCGTGATCGGGATCGGCGTCCTGGTCTCCGTGATGGCGGGCCGGCCGATGATGACGACGGCGATGAAGCCGTTCGTGACCAAGGGGGACCCGGCGCGGACCGCCGCCTGGGAGCGGCTGATCGGCGGGTCCGAGCGGTTCCGGAGGTTCGAGCGGACCTTCTCCCTCGTGTGGGGCGTGGCGCTGCTCGGCGAGTGCGTCGTACGGATCGTGGGGGCGTACACGCTGCCCGTCGACACCATGGTGTGGCTCGGCACGGTCGTCATGATCGGCACGATGGCGCTGGCCATGGTGGTCAGTGGTGGTCTCGCCGCCGGTCCGATGGAGGCGATGGTCAGGGGGGAAGCGGCCGGCCGGACCGGGGAGCTGTGA
- a CDS encoding HAD family hydrolase, producing the protein MRYDLVIFDNDGVLVDSEPISNGILAAYLTELGHPTSYEDSVRDYMGSAMHRVHDLVQERTGQRLPDDFDDVFHARVFAAFERELRPVAGAVQVLEKLTADGVPYCVASSGSHERIRVGHRTTGLDRWFDEGRVFSSQDVGKGKPAPDLFLHAAERMGVPPRRCVVVEDSPLGVRAANAAGMDVYGFTAMTPAARLTGATRHFSDLADLLDLLV; encoded by the coding sequence ATGCGCTATGACCTGGTCATCTTCGACAACGACGGCGTCCTCGTGGACAGTGAACCGATCTCCAACGGCATCCTCGCCGCGTACCTGACCGAACTCGGACACCCCACCTCGTACGAGGACTCCGTCCGGGACTACATGGGGTCCGCGATGCACCGTGTCCACGACCTGGTCCAGGAGCGCACCGGGCAGCGGCTGCCCGACGACTTCGACGACGTCTTCCACGCGCGGGTCTTCGCCGCGTTCGAACGCGAACTGCGGCCGGTCGCCGGAGCGGTGCAGGTGCTGGAGAAACTGACCGCGGACGGAGTGCCGTACTGCGTGGCCTCCTCCGGCAGCCACGAGCGGATCCGGGTGGGACACCGCACCACCGGCCTCGACCGGTGGTTCGACGAAGGACGGGTCTTCAGCTCCCAGGACGTGGGGAAGGGCAAGCCGGCCCCCGACCTGTTCCTGCACGCCGCCGAGCGGATGGGCGTCCCACCGCGGCGGTGCGTCGTCGTGGAGGACAGCCCGCTCGGCGTGCGGGCGGCGAACGCGGCCGGCATGGACGTGTACGGGTTCACCGCCATGACCCCCGCGGCACGGCTCACCGGGGCCACCCGGCACTTCTCCGACCTGGCCGACCTTCTCGACCTGCTCGTATGA